From the genome of Prosthecobacter fusiformis:
TTGAGCAGCCAGATGACTTCGAGGTTGCGGTGAGTCAGGCGTTCCAGTTCGCGGCTGGAACGCACGCGGTTGAGGTAGCCGTAGAGGTAAAGCTTGAGCAGGTCTCCCGGTGCATAGCCTGGCCGACCGGTGGCCGCCGCCTCCACAGGAAGCTTCGCCTGCCGGAAGTCCAGTTCATCAACGAAGGCGTCGATGAAGCGCACGGGGTTGTCTTCGCTGAGGTAGTCCTCAAGGCTTTGCGGCAGCATCCAGGCCTGACTGCGGTCATCTCCTTGAAGGTAGCTCATGACAACTGTTGCCCCATCAAAAATGCCCCTTCAAGGGTTTTGACACAGTCTCTGGCGCGGGCAGCTACGTGGTGTAGCTGCGCCCGCCAGGGCGTGGAGGATTGGGGGTGTCGAAGGAAGAGAAAACTTCGAATGCTAAAGACCCTTCGTCCACCCGCTGGTGCGGGCAGCCACGCTTCAATTCGGCGGCTCGTTTTCCCCGGACGCATCGGGCTCCCGGCTGGCCTTGATGCGGGGACGGCGCTGCTTTAAAAACCGCGCTACCACGACAATGACTGCTAGCACCAGTAGGAGGTGGATGGCAGCTCCCAGCAGTTTAAAGAAGAACCAGCCCAAGATCCACAAGACCAGTAGAAGCAGTGCGATGAGATAGTACATACTTGTACATCGGATCGACGTGCCGTTGTGGTCCCTTGGTTGCGTGACTTGAGGCAAGGCTTCGGGCAGCGAAATTGTCTCACATACCCAGCCTCATCTGGGGAATCTCACTTCAGCTTCCACAGCTTTTTGTCACTGCGGATGTACACCGCTCCATCACTGATGGCGGGTGTGCTCAGGATGGTGTCTTTCAGTTCTACGGTGTGGACCACCTCACCTTCCTTAGCCGTCGTGTCCACCACCTGGAAATCACCGCGCTCGCTGGCGATGTAAATGTATTTGCCAGCGGCCACGGGGGATCCGCTGATGGGGCCTTTCAGGCGCAGTTTCCACGCTTCATCTCCGTTCGCGATGCTGGCCTGAATGAGCACGCCCGTATTGTTCAGCACATAAATGGATTCACCCAGCACCAGCGGGCTGCCGGTGCCAGGTTTCAGGCCGGATGCCCGCCAGAGTTGCGAGGCTGCGCCTTTCTCCGGAGCCAGGGCCGTGACGCCGTTGGATGGCACATAAATAGCCGTCTGGGTGACGGCGGAACTCGGGATGGTG
Proteins encoded in this window:
- a CDS encoding transposase — translated: MSYLQGDDRSQAWMLPQSLEDYLSEDNPVRFIDAFVDELDFRQAKLPVEAAATGRPGYAPGDLLKLYLYGYLNRVRSSRELERLTHRNLEVIWLL
- a CDS encoding lmo0937 family membrane protein, translated to MYYLIALLLLVLWILGWFFFKLLGAAIHLLLVLAVIVVVARFLKQRRPRIKASREPDASGENEPPN